The window GCCGGCGGGATTGGTGGCGTATACAACCGGGGCGGTACCGGCCGGCGCGTCCCAGGGAAACGCGAACAGCGAAAAGAAACCAGGCTTGCCGCCGGGCATGGGCCAGCTCCGGAATGTCAGGTTGCCGATCTTCACGCCCGCCTCCGTGGAGTAACCGGAGAGGTTGAAGGACACCAGGTCAGCCATGCCGAGATAGAGATAATGCTGCTCGGAGTCAACGCTGAGGACGGGCGGCTGGGTCACGATCGTCACCTCGCGCTCCAGCCGCACGGTGCTTCCCCGGAAATCGTTGGAGGTTGCTTCGACCAAGAGCCGCGCCTTGCCGTCTTTCAGTTGTGGCGTGGTCTTCGCACCGGCCGCGAAATCCCACGTGGCGTCTGACAGGTGCCGTTGCCACAGGATTCGACGCGCCGGCTGCATCTGTTGCGCGAGCTGATAGCGGGCGCCATTCTGCTCTACGTACGCCGCCAGGCGCCGTACTCCATGCGGATCGCTCACGCGAACCGAAACCGGCGTCGCTTGGCCGAGCACGGTGACCGCAGGCGCCAAGACGAGGACCGGCGAGACTGACAACACAAGCAGGGCGATAATCGCAACTGCCGCCAGGAAGATGAAAATGATAATGGTTCGCACGATGGACAATGAAGTTAGCACACCCGGTGCGCGCGGGGGATCAGCCAAATGTGCACTATGTGCTCAGCCGAGCTCTCCGTAAGCGAAGGCTACGGCCGCGCGTAATAGCCGTCTCGGGACTGCACGATCAAGTCTTTCTGCCGGGTGGCGAGTTGAATCTTGTGATAGCCGCCTTCGATGCGGTCGGGAGTGTAACCCAGGCTGTACTGGTTGCGGAGTTCTTCCTGGATCTGGGCATAGATCTCGCCGATGGGCTGCTTTTTGGAAACCTCAAACATGCGGGCGCCGGTTTCCTTGGAGATTCTTTCCAGCACCTTTTTGCCGTCGGCGGTGGATTCCCGACGTTGAGGCCTGGGGTAGCCTCCGCCGCCGCTCCGGCCCCATGGGCCGCTGATGCCCCCTCTGCCTCCGAAGCCGCCGCCGCCGTAGGCTTCCGAGTCGGCGAACAGAATCGAGTACACCATGGTATCGGCACGCTGCGCGGATTCGATGGCGCGCTCCAACGAGATGCGGCTGGCGTTGTCCACGCCGTCGGAAAGAATAATGAGCGCCTTCCGGCCTTCCGTTTTGTTGATGACCTCATCGGAGGCGAGAAAAACCGCGTCGTAGAGCGCGGTGCCGCCACCGCCGTGCGCACCGCCGCGCGAGCCGCCGCGGCCTGACCCGCGCCCACCACCGCCGCCCGACCCGGGATAGCCGCCGCCGTGGCTGCTCTGCATCTGGGGAGCTTGCAGCGCGTCCAGCGCCGACTCCAGCTTCTGGCGCGACGAAGTCAGGTCCTGCAGCAGTTCGACCTCGCCTTCAAAATGGATCACAAATGCCTTGTCCCGGTCTACCCGCAGCATTTGCTGCAGAAAGGCATAACTGGCGCTTCGTTCCTGTTCGATAAGACGCCGCTGGCTCCCGCTGGTGTCCACCAGCAACCCGATGCTGAGTGGAAGATCGCTCTCCCTGGCAAAATACTTGATGGATTGCGGGCGCCCGTCGTCGGTCAGCGTGAAATCATCCTTGGAGAGGTCGCGGACAATTTCGCCTTTTTTCGTCCGCACCGTCGCCGGCACGTTCACCACCTTCACGTTCGATGAAAACGTGGGCACTTGTTGCGCGCTCAGCGGGGCTAAGGCGGCGCAAACGGAGAGCACGGAAAGGAATGAGCAGAATTGGCGCCAGCGCCGAAACCTGCCGCTACATTCGTGTTGGGTTGGTGGCTTCACGTTGGTGGATCCTGCAAGGCTGGCCGGGGCGGCGCCGTCCCTAACGGTCTTAACACGAAATGCGGTAAAAAGTTAGCCGGGCAATCACGGAATCGCAGGCGGCCGCTAATCCTGCCGTGCCATCTTACCCGTTAACACCCGGACATTGTCGGTTTCCAGAATCAGCGCCTGGTCGGAATCCAAAATGTACAGGATGAAGCCGGCATTGCTGAGGACAGCTGAGCTGGGAAGCGCCGTGGCAAATCCGCGGCCAGTGTTGACATCCACCGTGAAACCGCCAACTGTAAAGGCGCCCCCCTGGGTTGCCGTACCGTTGGCAACAATGTCGAGCACGCCGGTGAATGGCGCGCCTCCGGGTAGAGCAACGTGACCCGTAATGCTCTCGTTGGCGACGCTACTGGGCGGCTCGGCCCCTGCCAAGGTGACGGCGAAATTCCCCTGCAGCGAAAAAGTGCTGGGAGCGGACACGGTTTGCGGAAGAACCACGCCCTCGGCGGCCGCGCCTCCGTCGACCTCAAGCATCACGAATCCGCCATCGTTGCGCGGGTAGAACACGAATTGCGACATCGCTCCGTTGTTGACGGTCCAGGTAACGGTGGTGCGACCCAAGGCAGAGTCGGTAACCACGTACGATCCTTGCGTATCAAACACGGTCTGGTTCACGCCATCAAGCAGCCGGTTCGTAATCCCGCCGAGGTTCATGGTGAACAGGCCGCCCATCCCGAAGGAGGCCCCGCCCCTGGAGCCCGCCGCCGTGAAAGCGAACCGGCCATTGAAGCTGGTATTGGCGAAGGGACCCGCCGGCTCGATTGACAGATCGCCGGCCAGGGCGTTGGCGCCATCGATTTCAACCAGCTTGAGACGCGTGTCGTCAACCTGGTAGTAGGCGAACGTCTGAACCCCGAGAGTGCTGGTGATGGTGAGCACTCCGCGGCCGGACGAGGATGGAGAGGTCAACGTGCCGGAAGCGCCCACGTTCGTGGTCACGGTGGCGTTGCGGCTGAGGTCGAGAATGCCGCGACTGACGTTTCCGGCGCCATCGGCGGCCAGGCTTCCAACCATGGCGGTAAAGGCGGGCGAAGCGCCCGCGCTGACGCCCACCAGGCTCATCGCATAATTCCCCTGGATCGAGGCCAGGTTGAATTTGCTTGCCTGCTGCAATTCAAGGGTGCCGCTGGCGGTCGCACCGTTGCTGTCGAAACGAACGACGAACCCCAACGGTTGGTTGGTCAGAACGAATTGCCAGGCAACCAGTCCCTGGGCCGTGTTTACGACGGCAGTTCCGCGTCCATCGCTGCCCACCTGGTAGGTGCCCCCGTTGATGGCAATGGGCGAGCCGCCATCGTCGCTGCGATCGATGATGCCGGCGGTGATGTTGCCGTTGCCATCGAAGGTAATCGTGCCCGCTTCCGCGGACAATGCCTGGGCGGAGCGAATCACGAAAGCAAACGCGTACTGGCCGGCGAGCGAAGCACTGGAAAACTGGATCGAGACAGTGGTGCTTGCCGGGACCGCACTGCCATCCGCCATCTTCGCCGTGACGGTCACCGTCCCGCCCGGAGGTGGCAGCGACGGCGCGATAAATAAACCGCCCGACGAAAGCGTCCCACAGGCGCTCGGCAACTGGCTCCGGCAAGCAAGACTCCAAACCGGGGTGACGCTCGCCCCATTCACCGTGGCGGTGAACGCCTGCTGCGCGCCGGCCGCAAGGGTTAGCCCGGTGGGACTGATGACCAGCGACGGAGGATTGATGGTCACCGTCGCGGACACAGTTTGCGTCGGATCAGCCTGGGCGACGACCGTGACGGTGACGCTATTGGGGTTGGGCAGGCTCGCCGGGGCGGTGTAAAGACCGGCGGTAGTGATGGTGCCGACCGTTGCATTGCCGCCAGTGACGCCATTCACCTGCCAGGTAACCGCCGTATTGGTGGAAAAAGTCACGGTGGAGGCAAATTGCACCGTCCCGCTGAGACCGATCGCGGCGGTGGTAGGCGAAATCGAGATCGGCAGCGCCACGGTCACCGCTGCCGAGGCGCCCTGGGTGGTGTTGGCCACGGAAACGACGGTCACGGTGACCGAGGCGGGACTGAGCGGAGCCGTGTACAGGCCGTTGGTGGTGATCGTGCCCGTGTTCGAGTTACCGCCGGTCGTCCCATTCACCTGCCACGTGACCGCAGTATTGGAGGTGTTCTTCACGGTGGCGGTGAACTGCTGCGTGCGTCCCAGAGCAACCGTCGCGCTGGTCGGAGAAATGGAAATGGAAACCGTGCCGCTGGTACTGCTGCTGCTGCAGCCGGTCATCGTAGCGGCGAAAAGGATCGCAATCGCCGCAGCTACGTGCTTCATGAGGTCTCCCGAAGTCCGCCCATCCGACTATGGCGCGGTCACGGTCAGCGTGGCCGTCTGGCTGGTTACAGTGCCGACCGAGGCGTTAATCATCGTCACGCCGGGGGCAAGTCCGGTCGCGAGCCCATTGGTGCCGACAATCGCAACCCCGGCAGAGCTGTTGTGCCAGGTGAACGTGACCCCGCTGACAGGATTTCCGCTGGCATCCACGGCGCTGGCGGTGAACTGCTGAGTTTGGCCGACCTTGATGGTGGAACTGAGTGGCGTCAGCGAAACGGAAGCGACGGCGGTGGTCGTACTCACGACGTTGAGGTTCGCCGCCGCGCTGGTCACGCCCGATGCCGACGCCGTGATTTGAGCCGTACCGACCGTGTGGGCGGTGGCGACGCCTGCGCTGTCAATGCTGGCAACGTCGGGCGCATTACTGGTCCAGGTAAACGTGATTCCACTCAGGGTTTTTCCTTTGGAGTCCTGGGCCGTTGCGGTAAACGTCTCCTGGGCATTGATGCCGAGAAAGCTGGTAGCGGGGCTAATGACGATTGCGACCAGTGAGCCGGTCGAAGAGCCCCCACATCCCAAGAGCAGCAAGAGCAGCGCGGCCAGCGCCAGCAAGGAGCACCAGCGATGTGCGCTGAGACGAGACTTGGGCTGCGTCGCGGAAAAACGCGTTCGCATGCGCGCGATAACTCCTGGATATCCTGAGGTTCGCCGCTTCCAAACACCTGGCGTTGGGCAAAGTTGCTGGGCGAATTGATCAGCGGACACAAGCTTCACAAGAAGTTTACCATCTCCCGAAGATCTTGCGGTACACTCCCCATCTGCTGCCGACTTTCCGATAGGCGCTGTGTCCGCGTATGATGTGTGTCAGCGCGATGCGCCGCAATTTACCGCAAACGAATCGTGCAGCCGGCCAGGCAACTTAATGTGGCACGCAGGGTTGAAAGCGGATGCCGACCGCATGCCGCGCTTCTGCACCTGCGCCACGGCCAGGTTGGCCTCCAAGATCATGCTCATGGCACTTGCCCGTAGGACTACTCGACGCGCTGCTGTACTGATGTGCTTGCTGGCTCTCAGCGTTTCCCTTGCGAGCTGCGGGGGCAGTTCCTCGTCCAGTTCGACGGGACCGCCGGCGACCATCAACATCACGCCCCTAAAGGCATCCATCTCGCCCAACCAGGTGCAATCGTTCTCGGCAACGGCTCAAGACTCGAAAGGGAATACGCTCACGGGCGTGAGGTTTGCCTGGGCGAGCAGTACGCCGAATGTGGCCAGCATTGACAGCAACGGACTTGCGCTGGGGCGCAGCAACGGCAGCACGCAGATCACGGCTTCTGCGTCCGGCGTGACCAGCGCCCCGGCAACGCTCACCGTCACACAACCCATAGCCTCCATCACCATCGCGCCGCCAACCGCGACGATCGCGGTGAATGCAACCCAGCAGTTTACGGCGGCGGCGGTGGACGCCAATGGCAACGCCGTAACCGGCGTTACCTTCAACTGGGCTTGCAGTTCCTCAGTGATCGCAACCATTGACCCCAACGGACTGGCTAAGGGCGTAGCGCCCGGAACTGTCAGCATTTTCGCGACTGCTTCGGGAGTGACGAGCCCGCTGGCCACGCTGACCGTAACACCGTAATCGCAGATCTCAGCGACAATGCAGCCGCGAGACTAGAAATTGCTGGCGATCGCCGCCGGATTTCCCACCACCGTTGCAAACGGTGAACCGCTCGCCGCACTTAGCGCTCCGCCACCGCCTACCTGGAACACAGAAATATTGTTGGATCCCTGATTGGCAACAAACACCAGCCCGCCCGAGTTGCCAGATGCGATATATACAGGATTCGTGCCAGCGGCGTAGGGCGAGCCGCTGATTGCCGTCAGCGCTCCCGAGCCGCCGATGGAGTAGCCCGATACGTTCCCCGACCCGGAATTGGCGACGTACACCGAACTTCCGACAACCCGCACACTCACGGGCGTTGTTCCCGCCGCAATCGGCGATCCGGAGATAGCTGAAAGCGAACTCCCCGCTACGGCAAAGGCGAGGACGCTGTTCGCCGCCTGGTCGGCGACATAAAGAAACTTGCCGCTGGAATCGACGTCGAGCGCCGTCGGGCTGGTTCCCGCCGCAAAGGGTGAGCCGGCCGCCTGGGTCAGACTCCCGCTCGCCTGATCAACCGTATAGACCGACACCGTTCCCGCACCCTGGTTGGCGACGAACAGCGTGTTCCCGGTCGTTGCCAAACCGCTCGGCCCGGCGGAAGTGGCAAAAGGCGATCCTGTTATCTCGGTCAGAAGACCGGTGCTGCCGTCCTGGCTGAATACGGAAATTGAATTCGAGCCCTGGTTGGCCACGAACACGAACTTGCCGTTGGAATCCATGACCATGGAAAGCGGGTTCAAGCCGGTCTTGGGTGGCGTGGAGGTCACCGTCGTGGTGCTGAGAACCTGGGCGGTGCGGGCCCCCGAGAGCGTACCCGAACCTCCGATCGCGTACTCCGATATCCCGCCTGGCTGAGCGCCGCCGGTGGAATCGAGAACGTAGGCGTAGTGGCGAGTCAGGATGATTGCGTCCGGCCGGGAGCCGGTGCCGGCCAGGTTGTTGGTGTCCGCCGTCAACCCCCCTGAGCTGGAGGCCCCGAAGATTTGCACATTCGGCGTTCCCAAGCCGACAACGTAGATCTTCTTGCCATTGCTGCTGCCGCCGCACGCCGTCAAAGCCGCAGTCAACAACACAAGTGCGGCTATGGAAAATGTCCGGGCAGCCCGACGAATGCCGCACTGGGGTTCGACTGTGATGGCACGCACGCGCATGGCTTTACAGTGTATATGAATTGTCCTGTTGCAGAGCAGGGATGGAAAAGCTCAGCGCACAACTATGCCCTGTGACTCGATCACTCTCACGCGGAGGCTAAACACCGGGAAAACCCAAAAGTTGCGGCGCTGACTAATACCTGTCGTTTTGTTCAAAGCAGGGCCGACCCTCGTGGCCGCCGGCCTGGTGAGTGCGTATCTCTCGCGCTATTCGGACGTAGGTCTCCTCCAATTCCTTCTTGCGCTGTTCCGGCAGGCTGAGATCTTCCAGCGCGCTGACAATGTCGTCGAACTCCGACTCGAGGCGCTCCATCTCTGCGCAAAGCATTTTTCACCTCCATTTCCGCGCCGCGGATCACGCCGCGCACCGGGCGATGAGTTCCTTCCTGCTCAATCCCAGGATCCCGTGTTTCTGGCCGACTTTCTTGAAGGCCGCAATCGCCGAATCCAGATGATGCTTTTCGTGAGCGGCCGACATCTGGGTGCGAATGCGCGCCTGGCCCTTGGGCACCACCGGAAAGAAGAAGCCGACCGCGTATACGCCCTCCGCAAACAGATCGCGGGCAAAGTCCTGCGCCAGTTTGGCGTCGTAGAACATGACCGGCACAATCGGGCTGTCGCCTTCCTTGATGTCGAATCCGGCCTCCTTCAGCAACCCGCGCCAGTACTTGGCGTTCCATTCCAGTTTGTCGCGCCGATCGGTGCTGGCCGTGATCAGGTCCATGACCTTAAGCGCGCCCGCCACGATCACCGGCGCCACTGCGTTGGAGAAAAGGTAAGGACGCGCCCGCTGGCGGCACATCTCCACCAGCTCGCGGCGCCCGCTGACGCAGCCGCCGGAAGCGCCACCTAGCGCCTTGCCCAGCGTGGTGGTGATCACATCGATCTTGCCGAGAACGCCACAATGCTCGTGCGTTCCGCGGCCGGTGCGCCCGATGAAGCCGGTGGCGTGCGAGTCGTCGAGAAACACCATCGCGTTGTATTTTTCGGCGAGCTCGACGACTTGATCGAGCTTGGCCGTGTCGCCATCCATCGAGAAAACGCCGTCCGTGATGATCATGCGCGCGCGCTTGTCCTGGTGCTCTTGCAGCTTTTCCTCCAGGTGTTCCATGTCGGAATGCTTGAAGGTGTCCTGCATGGCCTTGCACAGGCGCATGCCGTCAATGATGGAGGCATGGACCAAGCGGTCGGCGATCATCACGTCCTGCTCGTTCAGACAAGCCTCGAAAAAGCCGGCGTTGGCGTCCATGCAGGAAGGAAACAGCAGAGTATCTTCGGTGCCGAGAAATGCGGTGAGGCGATTCTCCAGCTCGCGATGGATGTCCTGCGTGCCGCAGATGAAGCGCACCGACGACATGCCGTACCCGCGGCTGTCCAGGCCGGCGTGAGCGGCGGCGATCACGTCGGGATGACTGGAAAGACCCAGGTAATTGTTGGCACAAACGTTGATGCACTTCCTGATCCCGCTTCCGACGGGAAACTCAACCTCGATTTCCGAAGATTGCGGCGAATGAATGAAACGCTCTTCTTTAAACAGGCCGGCGGCCTTGATCGCCTGGATGTCGGCCAGATAGGAATTGCGGACTGCATCGTGAAAGGCCACGGGTTGCCCTCCCAGTGAAGTTATGAATTCGAAGCCCGAGAACCGAACGCCCGGGGCTCATGCCACGGGGACTTGCTGGAAACGCCGCACCAGCGCCACGATGCTCTGCACGGTGTCAAAGGCCTGGGGCGTGGCGTCAGCGTCGGGAATCTTGATCGAGCACTTCCTCTCCAGGAAACGCTTGAGAGAAACCATGGAGAAGGAATCGACGATGCCCCCCGAGATCAGGGGCGTCGTCTCGGTAACCTCCCGCTCGTCACCTTCCTCCAGGTACTCCTTGATCACGTAATCGCGCACCATTTTGGCGAGTTCGTCCATTGCCCTGTTCTCCTGTTTGCGCAAACCGCTGCGCGTATCACTCGTTCATCACGGTGGAAAGATCGCCCACCGGCTCGTGGAACTCCTTGCAGCGCAAAATCCGGCGCACGATCTTGCCGCTGCGGGTCTTGGGCAAGGAGTCCACGAACTCGATTTCCTGCGGCATCGCCAGCGGAGACAGCCGCTTGCGAATCCGGTTCATGATTTCCAGTTCCAGGTCCGCCGAGGGCTCGTAGCCCCGCTTCAGGGTGACGTAGGCCTTGACGACCTCCATGTTGACGGGATCGGGCTTGGCCACCGCCGCCGAT is drawn from Terriglobia bacterium and contains these coding sequences:
- a CDS encoding VWA domain-containing protein, with protein sequence MKPPTQHECSGRFRRWRQFCSFLSVLSVCAALAPLSAQQVPTFSSNVKVVNVPATVRTKKGEIVRDLSKDDFTLTDDGRPQSIKYFARESDLPLSIGLLVDTSGSQRRLIEQERSASYAFLQQMLRVDRDKAFVIHFEGEVELLQDLTSSRQKLESALDALQAPQMQSSHGGGYPGSGGGGGRGSGRGGSRGGAHGGGGTALYDAVFLASDEVINKTEGRKALIILSDGVDNASRISLERAIESAQRADTMVYSILFADSEAYGGGGFGGRGGISGPWGRSGGGGYPRPQRRESTADGKKVLERISKETGARMFEVSKKQPIGEIYAQIQEELRNQYSLGYTPDRIEGGYHKIQLATRQKDLIVQSRDGYYARP
- a CDS encoding Ig-like domain-containing protein, producing MALARRTTRRAAVLMCLLALSVSLASCGGSSSSSSTGPPATINITPLKASISPNQVQSFSATAQDSKGNTLTGVRFAWASSTPNVASIDSNGLALGRSNGSTQITASASGVTSAPATLTVTQPIASITIAPPTATIAVNATQQFTAAAVDANGNAVTGVTFNWACSSSVIATIDPNGLAKGVAPGTVSIFATASGVTSPLATLTVTP
- a CDS encoding acyl carrier protein; its protein translation is MDELAKMVRDYVIKEYLEEGDEREVTETTPLISGGIVDSFSMVSLKRFLERKCSIKIPDADATPQAFDTVQSIVALVRRFQQVPVA
- a CDS encoding lactonase family protein; the encoded protein is MLTAALTACGGSSNGKKIYVVGLGTPNVQIFGASSSGGLTADTNNLAGTGSRPDAIILTRHYAYVLDSTGGAQPGGISEYAIGGSGTLSGARTAQVLSTTTVTSTPPKTGLNPLSMVMDSNGKFVFVANQGSNSISVFSQDGSTGLLTEITGSPFATSAGPSGLATTGNTLFVANQGAGTVSVYTVDQASGSLTQAAGSPFAAGTSPTALDVDSSGKFLYVADQAANSVLAFAVAGSSLSAISGSPIAAGTTPVSVRVVGSSVYVANSGSGNVSGYSIGGSGALTAISGSPYAAGTNPVYIASGNSGGLVFVANQGSNNISVFQVGGGGALSAASGSPFATVVGNPAAIASNF
- the kbl gene encoding glycine C-acetyltransferase, with the protein product MADIQAIKAAGLFKEERFIHSPQSSEIEVEFPVGSGIRKCINVCANNYLGLSSHPDVIAAAHAGLDSRGYGMSSVRFICGTQDIHRELENRLTAFLGTEDTLLFPSCMDANAGFFEACLNEQDVMIADRLVHASIIDGMRLCKAMQDTFKHSDMEHLEEKLQEHQDKRARMIITDGVFSMDGDTAKLDQVVELAEKYNAMVFLDDSHATGFIGRTGRGTHEHCGVLGKIDVITTTLGKALGGASGGCVSGRRELVEMCRQRARPYLFSNAVAPVIVAGALKVMDLITASTDRRDKLEWNAKYWRGLLKEAGFDIKEGDSPIVPVMFYDAKLAQDFARDLFAEGVYAVGFFFPVVPKGQARIRTQMSAAHEKHHLDSAIAAFKKVGQKHGILGLSRKELIARCAA
- a CDS encoding Ig-like domain-containing protein, producing the protein MRTRFSATQPKSRLSAHRWCSLLALAALLLLLLGCGGSSTGSLVAIVISPATSFLGINAQETFTATAQDSKGKTLSGITFTWTSNAPDVASIDSAGVATAHTVGTAQITASASGVTSAAANLNVVSTTTAVASVSLTPLSSTIKVGQTQQFTASAVDASGNPVSGVTFTWHNSSAGVAIVGTNGLATGLAPGVTMINASVGTVTSQTATLTVTAP